One stretch of Alcaligenes faecalis DNA includes these proteins:
- a CDS encoding RNA methyltransferase gives MTQTQASAFDDNFHRVRFIMVQPSHPGNVGAAARAIKTMGFGDLCLVDPLDPDVAQNPQAISLASGAVDVLEQATIVPTLAHALEPVTLAFALTARPRYLGPPAADIRQTAELSREHLRQHAGTVAIVLGTERVGLTNDHISQCQYVCHIPANPEYSSLNVAQALQLAAWELRYALLAESGANLLPNTDGKADPGKELAPQAKVQALLQHWEQAIESVKFLDPKHPKKLVPRMQHLFGRAQLSLDEVDMLRGLCTAMIKTAKTAGHPIPEQRKDESAGPEHR, from the coding sequence ATGACTCAGACGCAAGCATCGGCATTTGATGATAATTTTCACCGGGTTCGCTTCATTATGGTGCAACCCAGCCACCCTGGAAACGTGGGCGCAGCAGCGCGAGCGATCAAAACCATGGGCTTTGGCGACTTATGTCTGGTCGACCCGCTAGACCCGGACGTTGCACAAAACCCTCAGGCAATCTCGCTGGCCAGCGGTGCCGTGGACGTTTTGGAGCAGGCAACGATTGTTCCCACCCTGGCGCATGCGCTGGAACCCGTCACCCTGGCTTTTGCCCTGACGGCCCGCCCCCGCTACCTGGGACCACCGGCCGCCGATATACGCCAGACAGCCGAACTGAGCCGTGAACATCTGCGCCAGCACGCCGGAACCGTCGCCATTGTGCTGGGTACCGAGCGCGTGGGCCTGACCAATGATCACATCAGCCAGTGCCAGTATGTGTGCCATATTCCGGCCAATCCTGAATACAGCTCCCTGAATGTCGCCCAGGCTTTGCAACTGGCCGCCTGGGAATTGCGCTACGCCCTGCTGGCTGAAAGCGGTGCCAACCTGTTGCCCAATACCGATGGCAAGGCAGACCCTGGCAAGGAGCTGGCTCCCCAGGCCAAGGTGCAAGCCTTGCTGCAACACTGGGAACAGGCCATTGAAAGCGTCAAATTCCTGGACCCCAAGCATCCCAAGAAACTGGTGCCCCGCATGCAGCACCTGTTCGGGCGTGCCCAGCTTAGTCTGGATGAAGTGGATATGTTGCGCGGCCTGTGTACCGCCATGATCAAGACCGCCAAAACAGCGGGCCACCCCATCCCCGAACAGCGTAAAGACGAATCGGCTGGCCCGGAACATCGCTAA
- a CDS encoding inositol monophosphatase family protein, with translation MHPMLNTAIKAARRAGTIISRASLDLQHLSVARKGPKDYVTEVDRAAEEAIIEVLSEAYPDHGFIGEETGERPPLEPAGEGTPEYQWVIDPLDGTTNFIHGFPCYAISIALMHRGQAAHAVIYDTNRNEMFTASRGGGAFLNDRRIRVSGQTRYHDALIGAHVPDSGAGVKPTSPFADMLAECAAVRRVGATVLDLAYVAAGRLDGFCAVNLQPWDLAAGTLLVTEAGGLVGDFEGEQTWKETGNVIAASPKIFIQMLSHLQD, from the coding sequence ATGCACCCGATGCTCAATACCGCCATCAAGGCGGCTCGCCGTGCCGGCACCATTATCTCTCGCGCCAGTCTAGACCTCCAGCACCTGTCGGTTGCGCGTAAAGGCCCTAAAGATTATGTCACGGAAGTGGATCGCGCAGCAGAGGAAGCCATCATTGAAGTGTTGAGCGAAGCCTACCCCGATCACGGCTTTATCGGAGAGGAAACGGGCGAGCGTCCACCGTTGGAACCCGCAGGCGAAGGCACTCCTGAATACCAGTGGGTCATTGATCCGCTGGATGGCACCACCAACTTTATTCACGGCTTCCCGTGCTATGCGATTTCGATTGCCCTGATGCACCGTGGCCAGGCTGCCCATGCCGTTATTTACGACACCAACCGTAATGAAATGTTCACGGCCAGCCGTGGCGGTGGCGCCTTCCTGAACGACCGTCGTATTCGTGTGTCGGGCCAGACCCGTTACCACGATGCCTTGATCGGTGCGCACGTGCCGGATTCGGGTGCAGGCGTGAAACCCACCTCCCCATTTGCCGATATGCTGGCCGAATGTGCCGCCGTGCGTCGCGTGGGTGCAACGGTTTTGGATCTGGCTTATGTGGCCGCCGGTCGTCTGGATGGTTTCTGCGCCGTCAACCTGCAACCCTGGGATCTGGCTGCCGGCACCTTGCTGGTGACCGAAGCCGGTGGTCTGGTGGGTGACTTTGAAGGTGAGCAAACCTGGAAAGAAACTGGCAACGTCATTGCCGCCAGCCCGAAGATCTTTATTCAGATGCTGTCGCACCTGCAAGATTAA